The segment ACGTCAAAAATAATATTTGTTTTAAAAATATTTGGAAAGGGACGAATAGGATATTCAACTCTTTTTGTTCCAACCACATAAGCATCAATAAGAGTAGATAATACTCCTTTTGAGAAGAAAATCAAGAGATTTTCTCCCACTTTTCGTCCTTTAAACAAAAAAGGAAAAGAAATAAAACATAAAGATGTAAGTAAATTCAACAGTTTTTTCTCCATAATAAACATCCTTTCAAAGGATTTCTTTACAATATTAAAATTTCCTATTCTAAAAAATATATCCTTAAAAAAAGCCAACCAAAAATATATTGGTTGGCACTTACATTTATTATTGATTTGCTTTCTTTACCCATTCTGCAACGGTCACTGTACGTTTTGCCTGATGTTCTACAGCCGCTCGAACATCCTCAATCATTTTTCCATCTTGGCCTACTGTCACACTTGTTCCATAAGGGTTTCCACCTGCTCCAAATATAACTGGATCAGTATAACCTGGAGTGGCAATAATCGCCCCCCAATGCATCATAGATGTATATAATGAAAGAAGTGTAGCTTCCTGACCACCATGTGGATTTTGTGCCGAAGTCATGGCACTGATTACTTTGTTTACTGTTTTTCCACTTGCCCATAACCCTCCTTGTATATCTAAGAATTGTTTCATCTGTGATGGCATGTTTCCAAATCGAGTCGGAACACTAAAAATGATTGCATCTGCCCATTCAATATCATCCCCTGTTGCAACTTGGACGTTTTTGGTAGCTTCCACCGTGTTCTTCCACACTTCATTTCTCTGAATAACAGACTCGGGAGCTAATTCTTGGACCTTTAGTACTCTAACCTCAGCACCAGCTTCTTTAGCTCCTTCTTCCGCCCATTTTGCAAGTTGATAATTTGTACCACCCATGCTGTAAAAAATTACGGCCAGTTTAACATTTGTCATCTTCTCTGTCTCCTTTGTAGTTGAATTGCCAAATAAATTGGTTATTTATACACCACCTATTATTTCTTTCGTATCTAATCTACATACCTTTTTTAAGTTATCCATTTTGAAACTTCGTGGTTTACTGGTCAAAAGAAATAATAAAAAAAGAGAAACGACTAATTCGTTTCTCTCAAGTGTATCCATATTAATTTCCTTTCCGGAAAATTATGAATCTCGATCCGAAAAATCTGAAAAGATTCCCGAGGAATTATGGAAATTTACAATTATACCGCTTCTGTATGCTTCCACTTCTTGCCTATCTGTACAAATAAAAGGCCTAACTCATGATGATCATTTTCATATAATGCACATTGTGCAAAGCGAGCCTCACCGTTGGTATCCACGACCTGTAGCTTGCAGAAGGCACGGTTTTGTTGAAGTGCTTCGTAAAAACTAGACACCGAATTAACGGGCATATTGTTCACTTTTGTGACGACTTCGCCAATATGAAGATTCATTTTTTCGGCAGGGCTTTCCGGGATGACTCCCAGAATGACAAGGCCCTCATCTCTCTGAACAAAAATTGGCTGTTGCTTGTCGTCCTGCATTCTGGCTCTGTAGTTCAACCACTCTCTTCCCACAACTGCAATGACCGCTGCAAGGATGGCGGCATTTTCCCACCAGAAGCTTCCGACACTAATTGCTAGCGCGAATACTCCCAGTAAGAGTAACTGACGGCCGACAAGTGGTATGACGTCCATTGGCAGACTCGACTTCAGGCGCTGATAATATCCCATGCTGAACGGGACGAGCCACAAGGATAAAGTATGTTCTCCCATCTGCAGCACAGGCCACCACTCGAAGCTTGTTTGAATTCCACCAGACCCCATAGGGACAAAAAGAAATATTGGCAGGATCCATACGCGCTGGATCACATGTGTGCCGACCGGTAATCCCCGTTTACTTTTTTGAAGCTGTGGAGAAGTTTGTAGTGGCGCCTGCTTTAAGACAAACAAACCCTCTGCAATCATAAGAATCCCCATCAACAGTGCCAAGGTAGGAAGATGTGTCTCTGCCAAGGAATCAAATAAGCGCTGAATAATGGTGATGCCGGTTTCCAGTTTTGGTAATAGAACGACACCCAACATGGAAAATCCGAATATGTAAGCAGTCGAAAGCCATCTTGGCTTGATGAAAAGTGTAAAAAGAATCGTAAACACGCTTAGAAGTACAACCGTTCCGAACGGCAGAATGAATCCTAAGCCTAGTGTGAGAACTGATAAAGCAAGTCCCACCATAAGGCTTTTGCATGCTTTTTGGAACTCTGTGAGTCCGTATTCCACTCTTATATGAAAGTCATAGCGTTCTCTTTTAACGCGAAAATATCCCAATACTACCGCAACGGCTAACGTCACATAAAGGACAGGGTGGATGAAAAGGCGTCCCACTCCTATCAGTAACTCCAAAACCCAAGAATCCATCACCCATTCACCGCCTAACCAAACAAACTTTTCTTTTATTTTAACACAAAAAAGTCAGCTCCCACCATAACGGAAGCTGACTGTGGTAATTTATTTGGCTCTTTTCTCAAAGAGTATTGCTATTCACTAGTCAAAAGTAGGCAATTGGACTTTTTACAAGAAAAGTCCAATTGGACTTTGCATAGCTTACGTACTCTAAAATAAGCATGTAG is part of the Sutcliffiella sp. FSL R7-0096 genome and harbors:
- the wrbA gene encoding NAD(P)H:quinone oxidoreductase; the encoded protein is MTNVKLAVIFYSMGGTNYQLAKWAEEGAKEAGAEVRVLKVQELAPESVIQRNEVWKNTVEATKNVQVATGDDIEWADAIIFSVPTRFGNMPSQMKQFLDIQGGLWASGKTVNKVISAMTSAQNPHGGQEATLLSLYTSMMHWGAIIATPGYTDPVIFGAGGNPYGTSVTVGQDGKMIEDVRAAVEHQAKRTVTVAEWVKKANQ
- a CDS encoding PDZ domain-containing protein; protein product: MDSWVLELLIGVGRLFIHPVLYVTLAVAVVLGYFRVKRERYDFHIRVEYGLTEFQKACKSLMVGLALSVLTLGLGFILPFGTVVLLSVFTILFTLFIKPRWLSTAYIFGFSMLGVVLLPKLETGITIIQRLFDSLAETHLPTLALLMGILMIAEGLFVLKQAPLQTSPQLQKSKRGLPVGTHVIQRVWILPIFLFVPMGSGGIQTSFEWWPVLQMGEHTLSLWLVPFSMGYYQRLKSSLPMDVIPLVGRQLLLLGVFALAISVGSFWWENAAILAAVIAVVGREWLNYRARMQDDKQQPIFVQRDEGLVILGVIPESPAEKMNLHIGEVVTKVNNMPVNSVSSFYEALQQNRAFCKLQVVDTNGEARFAQCALYENDHHELGLLFVQIGKKWKHTEAV